The Chitinophaga lutea genome contains the following window.
TTGCAAACGATGGATACTACCGGTGCAATGCGGCCGCTTTTATCGATGGCCTGTTTCCGGTAGGACGTCATCCACGCGCCGCCGCGTTTGGAGCTGCGGGGGAAGAAATCCATGTAAATCACCCCGATGTGCTGGCCGTTCGCTTCTTTCACTTCATAGGCCACTACATCCTCCTGGTATACGGGAATGTCTTTCAGCTGGGTGAAGGTGATGCCGTATAATTTTTTCGCTACGGCAAAGATGCCCTCGCGCACGTTCTCCAGCTGGAAATACGGGCGCATCGCTTCCGCATCGTAGTTATACTTTTCTTTCCGCACTTTATCCGCATAGTAGAACCAGTCCCAGGCTTCGAGTTTTTCCCCTTTGCCTTCGCGGTCCATCACCTGCTGCATTTCGGCGGCTTCCTGTTTGGCGACGGGCAGCGCGGCCGTCCACAGCCTGTTCAGCAACTCATTGGCCTGTGCGGGCGTTTTGGCCATGTTTTCTTCCAGCACAAAATCCGCATGCGTGGCATACCCCAGCAACGCGGCTTTTTTTGCACGCAGAGTGGCCAGGCCGGCCACGATCTCTTTATTATCGCGTTCGTCGCCGTTGTTGCAGCGGTTGGTATAGGCGGTGTAGATCTGCTGGCGCAGCTTTCTGTTCTGCGCGTATTGCAGGAAAGGCATCACGCTGGCGTTGTGCAGGGTGAAGCGCCATTTGCCCGGTTTGCCCGCTTCTTTGGCGGATGCCGCAGCCGCGGTTACGAGCGAAGGCGGCAGCCCGGCCAGGTCCGCTTCATTGTCGACGATCAGTTCGTAGCTGTTCGTTTCCGCCAGCAGGTTCTGGCCGAAGCGTACGGTCAGCAAAGACAGTTCCTTGTTGATGGCGCGCATCTCCGATTGTTTGGCGGCATCGAGGTTGGCGCCGCTTCTGATGAACGCCTTGTATGTTTTTTCGAGCAGGCGTTGCTGCTCCGCGGTGAGCGGGGCGGCGGCACGCTGGTCGTACACCTTTTTCACCTTGGCGAACAGCCCGGCGTTGAGGTAAATGTCGTCGCTGTGCTGCGCCAGCACCGGGGCTATTTCCCGGGATATCTTTTCCAGTTCCGGGCTGGTATTGGCCGAAGTGAGATTAAAAAACACGGTGCTCACATTGCGCAGCTGTTCCCCGCTGGCTTCCAGTGCAACAACGGAGTTCTGGAAAGTGGGCACGGAACGCTGGTTCACGATGGCGGCGATGCGCTGTTGCTGCGCCTTCATGCCGGCTTCGAACGCGGGCATGAAATGTGCCGGTTCGATGGCCGCGAAAGGCGGTACCTTAAAACTGGTTTCGTATTGCTGTAAAAGCGGATTTTTCTCCGCAGGCGCCTGCTGCGCCATGGTGGTGGTCCCTGCTGTCATACTGATGGCTACTATCAAATTCCGGGAAATACTTTTTATCTGCATGGTTCGTGCTCAAAGTTGATCCGCCCAAAAATAAGGGATTTATTCCTTACGGCTGAAAGGGCCCTGTACCGTGAGCCC
Protein-coding sequences here:
- a CDS encoding M3 family metallopeptidase; amino-acid sequence: MIVAISMTAGTTTMAQQAPAEKNPLLQQYETSFKVPPFAAIEPAHFMPAFEAGMKAQQQRIAAIVNQRSVPTFQNSVVALEASGEQLRNVSTVFFNLTSANTSPELEKISREIAPVLAQHSDDIYLNAGLFAKVKKVYDQRAAAPLTAEQQRLLEKTYKAFIRSGANLDAAKQSEMRAINKELSLLTVRFGQNLLAETNSYELIVDNEADLAGLPPSLVTAAAASAKEAGKPGKWRFTLHNASVMPFLQYAQNRKLRQQIYTAYTNRCNNGDERDNKEIVAGLATLRAKKAALLGYATHADFVLEENMAKTPAQANELLNRLWTAALPVAKQEAAEMQQVMDREGKGEKLEAWDWFYYADKVRKEKYNYDAEAMRPYFQLENVREGIFAVAKKLYGITFTQLKDIPVYQEDVVAYEVKEANGQHIGVIYMDFFPRSSKRGGAWMTSYRKQAIDKSGRIAPVVSIVCNFTKPTATEPALLTPDEVETFFHEFGHALHGLLSNVKYETLSGTSVPRDFVELPSQIMEHWAFEPQVLQLYAKHYKTGQLIPADMVEKMKAASKFNQGFATVEYLAASLLDMNYHTLAAGQKIDPLTFEKEQMSKLGLISQIAPRYRSTYFQHIFSGGYSAGYYSYIWSEVLDSDAFAAFKETGDIFDPATAQSFRKNVLEKGGTAEPMDLYKAFRTRAPEVKYLLKNRGLDTN